The Burkholderiales bacterium genome has a window encoding:
- the pabC gene encoding aminodeoxychorismate lyase yields MLRSRGLDAEPMVLVNGRQTDLVDVCDRGLAYGDGVFRTLRINAGKAICWRRHFQKLQDDCRMLGLRCPSYADLSKELEQVASIAPDCVLKIIVTRGSGARGYRVTSEMQPTRIVMTSPVPDFPASYYEQGVRLRICDLKLSLQPRLAGIKHLNRLENVMARQEWNDASIAEGLLLDSEEFVIGGTMTNVFMFKANELWTPELTRCGVAGVQRKRVMERAAVSGIPCIERHISLEELLQANEIFLTNSVIGVWQVGEIGNIRWKKGEFTPTVRQWLDEPRD; encoded by the coding sequence TTGCTCCGGAGCCGCGGGCTCGATGCCGAACCTATGGTGCTGGTAAACGGTCGTCAAACCGATCTTGTAGATGTATGTGACCGTGGGCTCGCCTATGGTGACGGGGTATTCCGCACATTGCGTATTAATGCTGGGAAAGCAATTTGCTGGAGGCGCCACTTTCAGAAGCTTCAGGACGATTGCAGGATGCTCGGACTGCGTTGCCCAAGCTATGCCGATCTAAGCAAGGAGCTCGAGCAAGTTGCGTCCATAGCGCCCGATTGTGTGCTGAAAATCATTGTCACTCGCGGTTCAGGCGCGCGAGGCTACCGTGTGACCAGTGAAATGCAGCCTACGCGCATCGTCATGACGAGCCCGGTTCCCGACTTTCCGGCAAGTTATTATGAGCAGGGGGTACGCTTGCGGATATGCGATTTAAAATTGAGTTTGCAGCCGCGTCTTGCCGGTATCAAGCACCTTAACCGACTCGAGAATGTAATGGCCAGGCAAGAATGGAATGACGCATCCATTGCGGAGGGGCTACTTCTCGACAGTGAAGAATTTGTAATCGGCGGAACTATGACTAATGTGTTTATGTTCAAAGCTAATGAATTGTGGACGCCTGAACTTACCCGTTGTGGCGTTGCGGGCGTGCAACGCAAACGGGTTATGGAGCGGGCGGCCGTCTCGGGCATACCTTGTATTGAGCGCCATATTTCATTGGAGGAGCTATTGCAAGCAAATGAAATATTTCTTACCAACAGCGTGATCGGCGTGTGGCAGGTCGGCGAAATAGGGAACATCCGCTGGAAAAAAGGCGAGTTTACACCGACAGTCAGACAATGGCTTGATGAACCCCGTGATTAA
- the mltG gene encoding endolytic transglycosylase MltG codes for MNPVIKRLTKVLLLLALAVFATSSAWLLYYANTPLQLPRTPLQFSLKQGSSLRSVAKQLTEIGVLDHPWSFVILGRVLGKAGEIKAGSYELARDLSPYRLLGKLTQGDVTLREIAFIEGWTFNQLREALNKDLDIKHDSVNMGEQEILKRIGATETSAEGLFFPDTYFFTSGVSDLTILKRAYRTMKYNLAAAWETRAENLPFSDPYQVLIIASIVEKETGRSTDRSMVAAVLINRVKLGMKLQADPTVIYGMGDKFDGNLRKRDLTGDTTYNTYTREGLPPTPIALPGLASIEAALHPANSKALYFVSRGDGTTIFSNSLEEHNRAVTKYQKSGHRNQHNGK; via the coding sequence ATGAACCCCGTGATTAAGCGCTTAACTAAAGTCCTGTTGCTTCTCGCATTGGCTGTTTTCGCCACGTCATCAGCCTGGCTGCTTTATTATGCGAATACACCTCTGCAATTGCCCCGCACGCCGTTACAATTCAGTTTGAAGCAAGGTTCCAGTTTGCGCAGCGTGGCAAAACAACTGACTGAAATCGGAGTACTAGACCACCCGTGGAGTTTCGTTATTTTGGGAAGGGTATTGGGAAAAGCGGGAGAAATAAAAGCCGGCAGTTATGAGCTTGCACGCGATCTGAGCCCTTACCGGTTGCTCGGCAAGCTCACCCAGGGCGACGTTACGTTGCGGGAAATAGCCTTCATCGAAGGTTGGACATTTAATCAATTGCGCGAAGCGCTGAATAAGGATCTGGATATCAAGCACGACAGCGTTAACATGGGTGAGCAGGAAATTTTGAAGCGTATTGGCGCCACTGAAACGTCGGCAGAGGGGCTGTTTTTCCCGGACACCTATTTCTTTACCAGCGGCGTGAGCGATCTCACGATACTTAAACGCGCATATCGGACCATGAAGTACAACCTTGCCGCAGCGTGGGAGACGCGCGCCGAGAATTTACCGTTTTCAGATCCCTACCAAGTCCTGATCATCGCTTCCATCGTCGAAAAGGAAACCGGTCGATCCACCGACCGAAGTATGGTTGCGGCAGTTTTAATTAACCGCGTGAAATTGGGCATGAAGTTGCAGGCGGATCCCACCGTGATTTATGGTATGGGCGATAAATTCGACGGCAACCTGCGCAAGCGGGATTTGACCGGGGATACCACATATAACACCTATACCCGAGAAGGATTGCCGCCCACGCCTATAGCTTTGCCGGGACTTGCATCGATCGAAGCCGCCCTCCATCCGGCCAATAGCAAGGCCCTTTACTTTGTTTCAAGGGGTGACGGCACGACGATATTTTCGAACTCGCTCGAGGAACACAACCGCGCCGTGACAAAATATCAAAAAAGCGGCCATCGCAACCAACATAACGGAAAATGA
- the tmk gene encoding dTMP kinase, translating into MSSADPKLRGKFITLEGLDGAGKSTHLPWIAAELRAYQPDVVVTREPGGTPVGEMLREVLLKQAMHPETETLLIFAARREHLDKVILPALTRGAWVVSDRFSDASFAYQGGGRGVSATKLEVLEGWIDQGLQPDVTLLFDAPAAICRQRLSQSTRFDRFEREHEMFFENVRTAYLRRAARFPKRFRVINAADTQDNVKKQLKQLITSICL; encoded by the coding sequence TTGAGTTCAGCAGATCCAAAACTCAGGGGGAAATTTATCACTCTCGAAGGATTGGACGGCGCGGGCAAAAGCACTCACTTGCCCTGGATCGCTGCTGAACTGCGCGCGTACCAACCCGATGTGGTGGTTACTCGCGAGCCGGGCGGTACACCGGTCGGTGAAATGCTAAGAGAAGTTCTGCTTAAACAGGCCATGCACCCTGAAACCGAAACACTGCTCATATTTGCGGCGCGTCGTGAACATCTTGATAAAGTCATCCTTCCCGCATTAACACGCGGAGCGTGGGTCGTCTCCGACCGTTTTAGTGACGCGAGTTTTGCCTATCAAGGCGGGGGCAGGGGCGTGTCCGCAACGAAACTCGAAGTCTTGGAAGGATGGATTGACCAAGGCCTGCAACCGGACGTTACTTTGCTTTTCGACGCGCCTGCTGCAATATGCAGACAACGACTTTCTCAAAGTACCCGATTTGATCGCTTTGAGCGCGAACACGAAATGTTCTTTGAGAACGTGCGGACTGCATACCTTAGACGGGCTGCCCGGTTTCCAAAGCGATTTCGTGTCATCAATGCTGCAGATACGCAAGACAATGTTAAGAAACAACTTAAAC